A single window of Lentimicrobiaceae bacterium DNA harbors:
- the gyrA gene encoding DNA gyrase subunit A: protein MKDNREEFTTENEKIIPVNISKQMKTAYIDYAMSVIVSRALPDVRDGFKPVHRRVLYGMQELGLYSNRGYKKSARIVGEVMGKYHPHGDSSVYGAMVRLAQPWAMRYPLVDGQGNFGSIDGDSPAAMRYTEARMKKMAEEMLVDIDKDTVDMQLNFDDSLKEPTVLPSKLPNLLINGTSGIAVGMATNIAPHNLTEVVNGCIAYIDNRDITIKELMQYITAPDFPTGGTIYGYDGVIQAFETGKGRIVVRGDAKIETDSKDNEMIVVTSIPYVVNKSEMIRKTADLVNDRKIEGIRDIRDESDRNGIRIVYEVKRDALASVVLNLLYQNTELQSSFNVNTIALVNGRPLQLNLKEMIEHFVNHRHEVIVRRTQFELNQAEEKAHILEGLVIAIDNIDEVISIIRAASTPDIARENLIERFGFTDVQAKAILAMRLQRLTGLEREKLKAEYEDLLVLIAKLKEILADVNKQLEIVKDELIEVREKYGDERRTKIEYSSADFRIEDTIADEGMVVTVSHMGYIKRTSLDEYRLQNRGGKGSRGSDFRDEDYLEHLFISNTHGYLLIFTESGKCHWLRTFEIPEGSKNSKGRAIQNLLNIDKDDKIKSILNISNPNDEKFESSHFVVFCTKNGTIKRTSLEAFSRPRSGGIRAIVINEGDSLLEAKLTNGKQEIILGIKSGKAIRFNETTVREVGRNAAGVKGITLNKHKDEVIGIICVDPDDEDESILVVSENGYGKRSKLEDYRVTNRGGKGVKTINITEKTGDLVAIKDVKDGDELMIINKEGIIIRIAVEDIRIIGRVAQGVKLIDMQEGDQIAAVAKVPYAVINLDAEPDEENNIYDNEEHAEEAEADYENEE, encoded by the coding sequence ATGAAAGACAATAGAGAAGAATTTACAACTGAGAACGAAAAAATAATACCGGTAAATATTTCAAAGCAAATGAAGACCGCATACATCGATTATGCTATGTCGGTAATTGTTTCGAGAGCTTTACCTGATGTTAGAGACGGCTTTAAGCCCGTGCATCGTAGGGTATTATACGGTATGCAAGAGTTAGGATTGTATTCTAATAGGGGATATAAGAAATCGGCACGTATTGTTGGAGAAGTAATGGGTAAATATCACCCACACGGCGACAGTTCCGTTTACGGTGCTATGGTCAGGCTGGCTCAACCATGGGCTATGCGATACCCATTGGTTGACGGACAAGGCAACTTCGGCTCTATTGACGGAGATAGTCCGGCAGCTATGCGTTATACCGAAGCCAGAATGAAAAAAATGGCTGAAGAAATGCTTGTCGATATTGATAAAGATACGGTTGACATGCAGCTCAACTTCGACGATAGTTTGAAAGAGCCTACAGTATTACCTTCAAAACTGCCTAATTTGCTTATAAACGGAACTTCGGGTATAGCTGTAGGTATGGCTACAAATATTGCTCCGCATAACCTAACCGAAGTAGTTAATGGTTGTATTGCATATATAGATAATAGAGATATTACAATAAAGGAACTTATGCAGTACATTACTGCACCGGATTTCCCGACAGGTGGAACAATTTACGGGTACGATGGGGTTATTCAGGCTTTTGAAACAGGAAAAGGTCGTATTGTTGTTAGGGGTGATGCCAAAATAGAAACAGACAGTAAAGACAACGAAATGATAGTGGTAACTTCAATACCATACGTTGTTAATAAATCGGAAATGATTAGAAAAACAGCCGACCTTGTTAATGACCGTAAAATTGAAGGAATTAGAGATATAAGAGACGAAAGCGATAGAAATGGTATAAGAATAGTTTATGAAGTTAAAAGAGATGCTCTTGCAAGTGTTGTGCTGAATTTGTTGTATCAAAATACTGAACTTCAATCCAGTTTTAACGTTAACACCATTGCACTTGTTAATGGTCGTCCGCTTCAGCTAAATCTTAAAGAGATGATTGAACACTTTGTCAATCACCGCCATGAAGTTATTGTCAGACGTACACAATTTGAGTTAAATCAGGCTGAAGAAAAAGCTCATATATTAGAAGGTCTTGTTATTGCGATTGACAATATCGACGAAGTAATATCAATTATTCGTGCAGCTTCAACTCCTGATATTGCCAGAGAAAATCTAATTGAAAGATTTGGCTTTACCGATGTTCAGGCTAAAGCTATATTGGCTATGCGTTTGCAGCGTCTTACAGGTTTGGAACGCGAAAAACTTAAAGCCGAATACGAAGATTTATTAGTCCTTATTGCCAAGCTAAAAGAAATTCTTGCCGACGTTAATAAGCAGCTAGAAATAGTTAAAGACGAGCTTATTGAAGTTAGAGAAAAATACGGCGACGAAAGAAGAACAAAAATTGAGTACTCGTCAGCCGATTTCAGAATTGAAGACACAATAGCCGACGAAGGTATGGTTGTTACTGTGTCGCATATGGGATATATTAAAAGGACTTCGTTAGATGAATATAGGTTGCAGAATAGGGGAGGCAAAGGCTCCAGAGGTTCTGATTTTAGAGACGAAGATTATCTAGAACACCTATTTATTTCCAACACACACGGATATTTATTAATTTTTACCGAAAGCGGAAAATGCCATTGGTTAAGAACATTTGAAATCCCCGAAGGGTCTAAAAATTCAAAGGGTAGAGCTATTCAAAATTTATTGAACATAGATAAAGACGATAAAATTAAATCTATCCTAAATATTTCAAATCCAAACGATGAAAAATTCGAGTCTTCGCATTTTGTTGTTTTTTGTACCAAAAACGGAACTATAAAAAGGACAAGTCTGGAAGCATTTTCAAGACCTAGAAGTGGTGGTATTAGAGCTATAGTTATCAACGAAGGCGATAGTTTGCTTGAAGCAAAACTAACCAACGGCAAACAAGAAATTATATTAGGGATAAAGAGCGGTAAAGCCATCAGATTTAACGAAACAACCGTTAGAGAAGTGGGTAGAAATGCTGCCGGAGTTAAAGGAATTACATTAAATAAACATAAAGATGAAGTAATTGGCATAATTTGTGTTGATCCTGATGATGAAGACGAATCTATTTTGGTAGTTTCGGAAAACGGATACGGAAAACGATCGAAACTCGAGGATTATAGAGTTACCAATAGGGGAGGCAAAGGTGTAAAAACCATTAACATAACGGAGAAAACAGGTGATTTGGTAGCTATAAAAGATGTTAAGGATGGAGACGAGTTGATGATTATTAACAAGGAAGGAATAATTATCAGAATAGCAGTCGAAGATATTAGAATTATTGGTAGAGTAGCGCAAGGTGTTAAACTTATTGACATGCAAGAAGGTGACCAAATAGCAGCAGTTGCTAAAGTACCTTACGCAGTTATTAACTTAGATGCCGAACCTGATGAAGAAAATAATATTTATGACAACGAGGAACATGCAGAAGAAGCTGAGGCAGATTATGAAAATGAAGAATAA